One Salvelinus fontinalis isolate EN_2023a chromosome 11, ASM2944872v1, whole genome shotgun sequence DNA window includes the following coding sequences:
- the LOC129865000 gene encoding RAD51-associated protein 1-like, with protein sequence MATFMTRSVKHLSNNIILTIAKEKKTDMERPSRKTKLVNYSDFQDLDDDDDFASVKAPPSKKAKESVKEPAQEKSKKSSSKTSSQETGSQPIGHKDRKPLDEKLYDRDLEAALTLSLLKTTEINEEHCSYIPERYVKNQPQRDGENLDPSLRLSNCSVDMNHLGLDQITNDRGSPCAPSRQRKAASKATEQQRSMLKDGDEDYNPKGTPDSESDAEFSDPAESGDDDEFTVKKPEKKKKNTKVKTAKKEQPKAKPQAASKEEKQPSKPPKTKPHLTGTPSLKTPTLGRSPTAKPASVPKRSPAASPVSRPAVSGRPAVSGSPAGGRIPKWNPPGHVGRSPGSSQSAPVKSPGQGLRLGLSRMVRVKSLHPSVASH encoded by the exons ATGGCTACTTTTATGACACGATCAGTAAAACATTTGAGCAATAATATAATTTTGACCATCGCTAAAGAAAAGAAAACTGATATGGAGCGACCATCGAG GAAGACAAAGCTTGTAAATTACTCAGATTTCCAGGACTTGGATGATG ATGATGATTTTGCCTCTGTGAAAGCACCACCCAGCAAAAAAGCCAAGGAGAGTGTGAAAGAACCAGCACAGGAGAAAAGCAAGAAATCTTCAAGCAAGACCTCCAGTCAAGAGACTGGCTCACAGCCCATAGGCCACAAGGACAG GAAACCATTGGATGAGAAGCTGTATGATAGAGATTTGGAAGCAGCTCTTACTTTGTCGTTGCTTAAAACCACAGAGATAAATGAGGAACACTGTTCTTATATTCCAG AAAGATATGTCAAGAATCAACCGCAAAGAGATGGTGAAAATCTGGATCCATCATTACGCCTTTCCAACTGCAGTGTGGACATGAACCATTTGG GCCTTGACCAGATCACGAATGATCGGGGATCCCCTTGCGCCCCCTCCAGACAGAGGAAGGCAGCCTCCAAGGCTACAGAGCAGCAAAGGAGCATGCTGAAGGATGGCGATGAGGACTACAATCCCAAAGGGACACCAG ATTCAGAGAGTGATGCTGAATTCAGTGATCCAGCTGaaagtggtgatgatgatgagttcACAGTAAAGAAAccagagaaaaagaaaaaaaacacaaaagtGAAGACAGCCAAGAAGGAGCAACCAAAAGCTAAACCTCAGGCGGCCTCAAAGGAAGAAAAGCAGCCTTCAAAACCACCAAAAACCAAACCACATTTGACAG GGACTCCCAGTCTAAAAACTCCCACCTTAGGTAGAAGTCCAACTGCCAAGCCTGCTTCCGTGCCCAAGAGGTCCCCTGCCGCTTCTCCTGTCTCCAGACCTGCAGTCTCAGGCAGACCTGCAGTCTCTGGCAGTCCAGCAGGGGGCAGAATACCCAAGTGGAAtcctccag GTCACGTTGGAAGAAGTCCCGGCTCATCACAGAGTGCCCCAGTGAAGTCTCCAGGGCAGGGTCTAAGACTTGGACTATCTCGCATGGTGCGGGTCAAATCCCTACACCCCAGTGTTGCTAGTCACTGA
- the LOC129864999 gene encoding dual specificity tyrosine-phosphorylation-regulated kinase 4-like isoform X2, whose protein sequence is MIIGIHPGYNAMFPEIHIKTGKPDDYSQQHKLQPECTRLGSSRAYQQQQNCGSGKGTLPKLDTKPLVVNNVKYHHLSECILPNITSKGLQNTCDRQLSGTRHQESFQDERSQSSTVESLPESINRKNNQEQERNIEGHNLPMSPAEVLKVFKDRLTEHEQEEIMDYSEVWYLGLDAKKMEGSPSLPHNSGYDDESGGYLKVAHDHIGFRFEVLEVIGKGSFGQVLKCLDHKTNELVAIKVIRNKKRFHHQAMVELKVLDALRRKDRDNQHNVIHMKEHFYFRNHLCISFELLGVNLYELIKKNNFQGFSQILVRRFAYSLLKCLQMLHKEKIIHCDLKPENILLSHKGQGNIKVIDFGSSCYEQQRVYTYIQSRFYRSPEVLLGHPYSMAIDMWSFGCILAELYTGFPLFPGESEVEQIACIMEVLGMPPNDFLSTATRKRHFFDSKGNPRNITNSRGRKRQPNSKDLASVLKTNDPVFLDFIKHCLTWDPKKRMTPDEAMQHEWIQGARSNKFRPKTSTVRRPRESLSNVENNKNNKIEQHIPNKPALINKIVDKAFYSPFSNATDRPKRENSVKLASAERLRPIGASAEGQMGEGRTKSTRAVSSSKQEVSRERSVHIVIRPQLEYTADADRDSLEPQQGLSPIT, encoded by the exons ATGATAATTGGAATTCACCCGGGTTATAACGCAATGTTTCCAGAAATTCATATCAAG ACAGGGAAGCCCGATGACTACTCCCAGCAACACAAACTCCAACCTGAATGCACACGCCTTGGGTCCAGCCGGGCCTACCAGCAGCAGCAG AACTGTGGCTCGGGCAAAGGCACCCTGCCCAAGCTGGATACTAAGCCCTTGGTTGTAAACAATGTCAAGTACCATCACCTGTCCGAATGCATCCTGCCCAACATCACCAGCAAGGGCCTGCAGAACACCTGTGATAGGCAGCTTTCAGGAACTAGACACCAGGAAAGCTTCCAG GATGAGAGATCacagagctccacagtggagagtcTGCCAGAGTCCATCAACAGGAAGAACAATCAGGAGCAGGAGAGGAATATTGAGGGACACAATCTGCCCATGTCTCCTGCAG AGGTCCTGAAGGTGTTCAAAGATCGTCTGACTGAGCATGAGCAGGAGGAGATCATGGACTACTCCGAGGTCTGGTACCTGGGCCTGGATGCCAAGAAGATGGAGGGTTCCCCCAGCCTGCCCCATAACTCTGGCTACGACGATGAGAGTGGAGGCTATCTGAAG GTCGCGCATGACCACATAGGCTTCCGGTTTGAGGTGCTCGAGGTGATCGGAAAAGGATCCTTCGGACAGGTCCTGAAGTGCCTGGACCACAAGACCAATGAACTTGTCGCCATCAAGGTCATTCGCAACAAGAAAAG GTTCCACCACCAGGCCATGGTGGAGTTGAAGGTCCTGGATGCGTTGAGACGGAAGGACAGAGACAACCAACACAACGTCATTCACATGAAGGAGCACTTCTACTTCCGGAACCATCTCTGCATCTCCTTCGAGCTCCTGGG AGTGAACCTGTACGAACTCATCAAGAAGAACAACTTCCAGGGCTTCAGCCAGATCCTGGTGCGCCGCTTTGCCTACTCCCTCCTCAAGTGCCTGCAGATGCTGCACAAAGAGAAGATCATCCACTGTGACCTGAAACCG GAAAACATCCTTCTGTCACACAAAGGCCAAGGCAACATCAAGGTCATTGACTTTGGCTCCAGCTGCTACGAGCAGCAGAGAG TTTACACCTACATCCAGAGCCGCTTCTACCGTTCCCCAGAGGTGCTCCTGGGCCATCCCTACAGCATGGCCATTGACATGTGGAGCTTTGGCTGCATCCTGGCTGagctctacactggcttcccccTCTTCCCTGGGGAGAGTGAGGTGGAGCAGATTGCCTGCATCATGGAG GTGCTGGGAATGCCTCCAAATGATTTCTTGTCGACAGCGACCAGGAAAAGGCATTTTTTTG ATTCCAAGGGCAACCCCAGGAACATCACCAAcagcagggggagaaagagacagcccAACTCCAAGGATCTGGCCAGTGTCCTGAAGACCAACGATCCTGTCTTTCTGGATTTCATCAAACACTGTCTCAC gtGGGACCCTAAGAAGCGCATGACGCCTGACGAGGCCATGCAACATGAGTGGATCCAGGGGGCCCGCTCCAACAAGTTTCGGCCCAAGACCAGTACCGTGAGAAGACCCAGGGAGAGCTTGAGCAACGTGGagaacaacaagaacaacaaGATAGAGCAGCACATTCCCAACAAACCAGCCCTCATCAACAAGATAG TTGACAAGGCATTCTACAGCCCGTTCTCCAACGCCACAGACAGGCCCAAGAGAGAGAACTCTGTGAAGCTGGCGTCCGCCGAGCGCTTGCGTCCGATCGGGGCTTCGGCCGAGGGCCAGATGGGCGAGGGCAGGACCAAGAGCACCAGGGCTGTTAGCAGCAGCAAGCAGGAGGTATCTAGGGAGAGATCAGTCCACATCGTCATCAGACCCCAGCTGGAGTACACTGCAGACGCAGACAGGGACAGTCTGGAGCCCCAGCAGGGCCTGTCCCCCATCACATGA
- the LOC129864999 gene encoding dual specificity tyrosine-phosphorylation-regulated kinase 4-like isoform X1, whose translation MSEVNPSNERKKEMKKKLKRFIENRNQHLPLLKKTGKPDDYSQQHKLQPECTRLGSSRAYQQQQNCGSGKGTLPKLDTKPLVVNNVKYHHLSECILPNITSKGLQNTCDRQLSGTRHQESFQDERSQSSTVESLPESINRKNNQEQERNIEGHNLPMSPAEVLKVFKDRLTEHEQEEIMDYSEVWYLGLDAKKMEGSPSLPHNSGYDDESGGYLKVAHDHIGFRFEVLEVIGKGSFGQVLKCLDHKTNELVAIKVIRNKKRFHHQAMVELKVLDALRRKDRDNQHNVIHMKEHFYFRNHLCISFELLGVNLYELIKKNNFQGFSQILVRRFAYSLLKCLQMLHKEKIIHCDLKPENILLSHKGQGNIKVIDFGSSCYEQQRVYTYIQSRFYRSPEVLLGHPYSMAIDMWSFGCILAELYTGFPLFPGESEVEQIACIMEVLGMPPNDFLSTATRKRHFFDSKGNPRNITNSRGRKRQPNSKDLASVLKTNDPVFLDFIKHCLTWDPKKRMTPDEAMQHEWIQGARSNKFRPKTSTVRRPRESLSNVENNKNNKIEQHIPNKPALINKIVDKAFYSPFSNATDRPKRENSVKLASAERLRPIGASAEGQMGEGRTKSTRAVSSSKQEVSRERSVHIVIRPQLEYTADADRDSLEPQQGLSPIT comes from the exons ATGAGCGAAGTAAATCCATCCAATGAGCGAAA GAAAGAAATGAAAAAGAAGTTGAAGAGATTTATTGAAAACAGGAACCAACATCTCCCGTTGTTGAAAAAG ACAGGGAAGCCCGATGACTACTCCCAGCAACACAAACTCCAACCTGAATGCACACGCCTTGGGTCCAGCCGGGCCTACCAGCAGCAGCAG AACTGTGGCTCGGGCAAAGGCACCCTGCCCAAGCTGGATACTAAGCCCTTGGTTGTAAACAATGTCAAGTACCATCACCTGTCCGAATGCATCCTGCCCAACATCACCAGCAAGGGCCTGCAGAACACCTGTGATAGGCAGCTTTCAGGAACTAGACACCAGGAAAGCTTCCAG GATGAGAGATCacagagctccacagtggagagtcTGCCAGAGTCCATCAACAGGAAGAACAATCAGGAGCAGGAGAGGAATATTGAGGGACACAATCTGCCCATGTCTCCTGCAG AGGTCCTGAAGGTGTTCAAAGATCGTCTGACTGAGCATGAGCAGGAGGAGATCATGGACTACTCCGAGGTCTGGTACCTGGGCCTGGATGCCAAGAAGATGGAGGGTTCCCCCAGCCTGCCCCATAACTCTGGCTACGACGATGAGAGTGGAGGCTATCTGAAG GTCGCGCATGACCACATAGGCTTCCGGTTTGAGGTGCTCGAGGTGATCGGAAAAGGATCCTTCGGACAGGTCCTGAAGTGCCTGGACCACAAGACCAATGAACTTGTCGCCATCAAGGTCATTCGCAACAAGAAAAG GTTCCACCACCAGGCCATGGTGGAGTTGAAGGTCCTGGATGCGTTGAGACGGAAGGACAGAGACAACCAACACAACGTCATTCACATGAAGGAGCACTTCTACTTCCGGAACCATCTCTGCATCTCCTTCGAGCTCCTGGG AGTGAACCTGTACGAACTCATCAAGAAGAACAACTTCCAGGGCTTCAGCCAGATCCTGGTGCGCCGCTTTGCCTACTCCCTCCTCAAGTGCCTGCAGATGCTGCACAAAGAGAAGATCATCCACTGTGACCTGAAACCG GAAAACATCCTTCTGTCACACAAAGGCCAAGGCAACATCAAGGTCATTGACTTTGGCTCCAGCTGCTACGAGCAGCAGAGAG TTTACACCTACATCCAGAGCCGCTTCTACCGTTCCCCAGAGGTGCTCCTGGGCCATCCCTACAGCATGGCCATTGACATGTGGAGCTTTGGCTGCATCCTGGCTGagctctacactggcttcccccTCTTCCCTGGGGAGAGTGAGGTGGAGCAGATTGCCTGCATCATGGAG GTGCTGGGAATGCCTCCAAATGATTTCTTGTCGACAGCGACCAGGAAAAGGCATTTTTTTG ATTCCAAGGGCAACCCCAGGAACATCACCAAcagcagggggagaaagagacagcccAACTCCAAGGATCTGGCCAGTGTCCTGAAGACCAACGATCCTGTCTTTCTGGATTTCATCAAACACTGTCTCAC gtGGGACCCTAAGAAGCGCATGACGCCTGACGAGGCCATGCAACATGAGTGGATCCAGGGGGCCCGCTCCAACAAGTTTCGGCCCAAGACCAGTACCGTGAGAAGACCCAGGGAGAGCTTGAGCAACGTGGagaacaacaagaacaacaaGATAGAGCAGCACATTCCCAACAAACCAGCCCTCATCAACAAGATAG TTGACAAGGCATTCTACAGCCCGTTCTCCAACGCCACAGACAGGCCCAAGAGAGAGAACTCTGTGAAGCTGGCGTCCGCCGAGCGCTTGCGTCCGATCGGGGCTTCGGCCGAGGGCCAGATGGGCGAGGGCAGGACCAAGAGCACCAGGGCTGTTAGCAGCAGCAAGCAGGAGGTATCTAGGGAGAGATCAGTCCACATCGTCATCAGACCCCAGCTGGAGTACACTGCAGACGCAGACAGGGACAGTCTGGAGCCCCAGCAGGGCCTGTCCCCCATCACATGA